The stretch of DNA ATTAGCAAAATTGTTGGTTTAGTCCGCGAACAAATTGTTGCTGCTGCTTTTGGAGTAGGTGAAGTTGTCAATGCTTATGCCTATGCTTATGTGATACCTGGATTTCTTTTAATTTTATTAGGTGGTATCAATGGTCCTTTTCACAGTGCGTTAGTTAGTGTTTTAGCCAAAAGAGATAAATCAGAAGCTGCGCCTTTAGTAGAAACAGTTACTACCTTAGTGACGGCAATGCTGTTAATTGTCACCGTAATTTTAGTAGTTTTTGCAGGTACTTTTATTGATTTATTAGCACCAGGGTTAGAATCAGAAGTTAGGGAAATAGCCATTTTTCAATTACGGATTATGGCACCAGTTGCGATGCTAGCAGGATTAATCGGAATTGGTTTTGGTACTCTTAACGCTGCGGATCAATATTGGCTTCCTAGTATCAGTCCCCTGTTTTCTAGCATTACAATTGTAATTGGTGTAGGGATTTTACTTTGGCAAGTAGGAGAACAACTCAACACACCTGAATATTTCCAAATAGGTTCGTTGATCTTAGCAGGCGGAACAGTAGCTGGAGCTATTTTACAATGGTTAGCACAATTAATTGCTCAATGGCGATCGGGATTGGGTTCGTTGCGGTTGCGATTTGACTGGCGAATTCCTGGAGTAATGGATGTGTTGAAAGTAATGGCACCAGCTACTCTCTCTTCAGGAATGTTACAAATTAATGTTTATACCGACTTATATTTTGTTTCTTATCTTAGCGGTGCTGCTGCTGCGATGCGTTATGCCAACTTTATTGTTTTAACTCCTGTTGGCATTATTTCTAATATGATTTTAGTACCATTTTTACCAGTCTTTTCTCGGCTGGCTGCACCTGAAAATTGGCAAGAATTAAAAGTCAGAATTCGTCAGGGATTATTTTTAACTGCTTTAACGATGTTGCCTTTAACCGCAGTATTTTTATCCCTTGCTTTACCAATTGTAAGATTAATTTATCAACGCTACCAATTTAATGAAGAAGCAGCACAATTAGTTGCACCTTTATTAATGGTTTATGGTTTGGGAATGTTTTTTTATTTAGGAAGAGATGTTTTAGTGAGGGTTTTTTATGCTTTAGGAGATGGCGAAACACCTTTTCGAGTCAGTATTCTTAATATTTTTCTCAATGTAATTTTAGATTATTTTTTGGTAAAAAGTTTTGCTGCTCCTGGTGTAGTGATGGCAACTATTAGCGTAAATGTTTTTTCGATGGTTATATTTCTCTCAATTTTGCATCGTCGTTTACATGGTTTACCTTTAGTTGAATGGGGATTAACTTGGTTAGGTTTAGTGTTTGCTAGTGTCTTAGCTAGTTTAGGTAGTTGGGGAGTTAGTTGGGGATTTGAGAGAGTTTTAGGAAATAATAATTTCTTGTTATTGTTATTAGAATTGGGACTCGCTACAGCATCGGCGTTAATTATTTTTATTTTGATTGCCATGCAGTTTAAATTACCAGAATTAGAACTATTAACATCTCGAATTCGTCAGAAAATTAGACGTTAAAGTTGATTTTTTTAATCTTTGTTTGAGCTTGATGACTTATATCAAGTAAATTAACCGCAATAAAAAAAACTACAAATCTCAATTTAGCAAAACCTATACTGTAGTTGTTTAACCAGACCTGATATTAGTATTACAATTTAAGAGGATTATGATGATGTTTAAAAAAAAATTTTCAATATGATTGCCCAAGAAACAAACTGGTTTAATCTTTTTGGACAATATGTACCAGAAAAGACTACATGGCACGCTTTAACTACAGTCTATTCTATAGAATTAGAAGTAATTCGTTCTTATAAATTTACACGAACATTTAGCACTAATGCTGATAAAAGTATAATTTATCATCACAATATTTATTATTTACCTGATAACCAGATCAAGGAACAAAGTTGGAAATTAGAGCGACAAAAATGTAATCAACCCGATGGCGTTTTCCATCCAGAAGCTGAAAACATGAGAGCAATTGGTTTTGGCAATGAAACAAGCATTTGGATATCTAAAACATTTAGCCATAACCATAATTTTGGCTCGGAAGTTTTTTTTCAACAACAAGATTGGCGATACAGTGTTATTCCAGTGTATGAAGGGGGTAATTTATCTCGGATCGTTACGATTAAAGAAAATAAGCAACATTTTCCCACTCAAATTAATGAAGAGAAAATTACTAATTTATCAGGAAAATGGCAATTAAAACAAATAAAAATGAAACCCGATTTAAAAACATCTAATCAAGAATTTGCTTCTCAAGAGATTCAAAATAGTGTATTTATCAAAACTAATCAAAACTATTTTCTGCCTGAAAAAATTATTCTTAATGTGCCTTCAATCATTCCTATGAATCAAACATTTGAAATGCTTGTGGGTAAACAAATTACAGACAATTTATATAAACAGATTAAAGTTCAATACAATTCAAGCGGAAAATTAAGTGAATTAACTTCAGAAGTTTATCAACTAGACGCATCAAGATAATTGGAGTTAGCTATAGCATTTTTAAATATTTAATGATAATTAATAACTAGTAACCAAAGTGTAAGTAAAAAGAGCGGACTACTACTAACTTGTTTTGAAATATATAGAAATGTTTCTTTAAAAATGTTAATAGTAAAGAGTACTAACAACTAGAAACTCAGGAATGCTCTCTGCAATTTTGTTTGATCTCGATGGCACTTTAGCTAATACAGATCCGATTCATTTTTCGATCTGGCAAGAGCTATTAGCCCAATACAATATACACTGTGACCGTACTTTTTATCAAACCTATATTTCTGGTAGAACTAATGCAGAGATAATTCAAGATTTACTGCCTCAATTA from Stanieria cyanosphaera PCC 7437 encodes:
- the murJ gene encoding murein biosynthesis integral membrane protein MurJ, which translates into the protein MSVTKKSSRSLASIASIVAIATLISKIVGLVREQIVAAAFGVGEVVNAYAYAYVIPGFLLILLGGINGPFHSALVSVLAKRDKSEAAPLVETVTTLVTAMLLIVTVILVVFAGTFIDLLAPGLESEVREIAIFQLRIMAPVAMLAGLIGIGFGTLNAADQYWLPSISPLFSSITIVIGVGILLWQVGEQLNTPEYFQIGSLILAGGTVAGAILQWLAQLIAQWRSGLGSLRLRFDWRIPGVMDVLKVMAPATLSSGMLQINVYTDLYFVSYLSGAAAAMRYANFIVLTPVGIISNMILVPFLPVFSRLAAPENWQELKVRIRQGLFLTALTMLPLTAVFLSLALPIVRLIYQRYQFNEEAAQLVAPLLMVYGLGMFFYLGRDVLVRVFYALGDGETPFRVSILNIFLNVILDYFLVKSFAAPGVVMATISVNVFSMVIFLSILHRRLHGLPLVEWGLTWLGLVFASVLASLGSWGVSWGFERVLGNNNFLLLLLELGLATASALIIFILIAMQFKLPELELLTSRIRQKIRR
- a CDS encoding DUF3598 family protein; translated protein: MIAQETNWFNLFGQYVPEKTTWHALTTVYSIELEVIRSYKFTRTFSTNADKSIIYHHNIYYLPDNQIKEQSWKLERQKCNQPDGVFHPEAENMRAIGFGNETSIWISKTFSHNHNFGSEVFFQQQDWRYSVIPVYEGGNLSRIVTIKENKQHFPTQINEEKITNLSGKWQLKQIKMKPDLKTSNQEFASQEIQNSVFIKTNQNYFLPEKIILNVPSIIPMNQTFEMLVGKQITDNLYKQIKVQYNSSGKLSELTSEVYQLDASR